The Oncorhynchus nerka isolate Pitt River linkage group LG3, Oner_Uvic_2.0, whole genome shotgun sequence genome includes the window ctgtgtctgtgttctttagCCCATCttgatcttttctttttattggccagtctgagatatggctttttctttgcaactctgcctagaagcccagcatcccggagtcacctcttcactgttgatgttgagaatggtgttttgcgggtactatttaatgaagctgccagttgaggacttgtgaggtgtctgtttctcaaactagacactctaatgtacctgtcctcctgctcagttgtgcaccaggacctcccactcctctttctattctggttaaagacagtttgcgctgttctgtgaagggagtagtacacagcattgtacgagatcttcagtttcttggtaatttttcacatggaatagccttcatttctcagaacaactaAATTGCTTttactttaaaaaacaaggacatttctaagtgaccccaaactttagaacggtagtgtacatgtatACTGTATAACAATCCCTTACCATTAGGCACTATTGTATTAATGAATGACAATGTGAGGAGCGTTAGCCCGAACCATGTATGTCAAGGTGATCTCTGTTCAATGTCAAAGAGGGGATACTGTAGCTCTTACAGCCAACACAGTTCCTGTGTCCCATGTCCATCAAGTTCTGCTTCTGCCCCACAAGCAGTGCAAGAGAAGTATATCAGCATTCCTTCTCTCTCATATCTTATGTCAGAACTATTCCCCTCCCACTTTCTCAGTCTCACTATTTTTCGGTCTTACTCTTTCCATCTTGAGAGCTCAAGGTGCATATACAGTACCTGTAAAGTGACTACATTACCCatagtcctcctctgttctctttaGCCCCACCCCTCACTTATTAACAAGGCGAATCAGCTGTTTCCCTCTCCATGGCCTCCTCcatctcatccatctctctctcacagtcctCACAGCCCTCTGGCCCACACCCTCCTACCAACACCAGAGTTGGTACATCCCCGTTCCCCACCCCCATCACGGTCCCGTCAGGCGCCCACGCCACGTCAATCATCCCGTCTGGGCACTGCAATAGGCCGCTGACAGAGTAGAGCCCGCTCCCGGGGACCACCTCATTGTAGGGAGGGGCGTGGGTGGCGGCGCGGGCCTCCTCCAATCGGAGCCTCTGTTTGTGGCGCAGCTCGATGATGGTCTTGGTGTAAGAGTTGAGGGTGAAGACTGCAGCTCCCATACAACAGCTGAAGGAGATCCACGCCAGGCTGAggagagaccacagagagagggggaggggtcattagagagagagggctatGAAAGAAGTGTCCCTACCATTCACTACTAAGAGTGTGAATGAATACCCACGCGAATGACCAGCCGTAGTCCCAGGTCTGAGGCCTCCAGTCTTTAGGGCCAACGATGACAGTCATCTGGAACACTGTGGTGTACATCATGTGGGCCACCATCCCCATCAGAcctggaaggggagagagaaaagcatTGATTTACTGTTTCATTGATTCTTTAACTGAACATCTTGGCTAGAGGATGGGAGGCAGACCGAGATAAAGAGGTGAAGTCTGGAGATGGAAAGAAGGATATGAACAAGAGAAGTGCTTCATACAgtaaagacaggggagggagggagggaggtgagggagggagggggagggggagggagggagtagaggcATTACCTGACAGTACGGTGCAGATGGCAGCATAGGCATTGATTTTGAGAGCGTGTATTTCCTTATGGGAACACAACAACTCCAACCACATCAACAGAAAGCCCATTCCCAATAGACCGATGTAAGTGAACTCAGATATCACCGATAGCCATAacacacctggagacacacacacacagacacgtttgttttactatccgtgtgcggaccaaacaattgattcccattcaaaatcctattttccctaagccataaccctaacccttaacctcaacccactaaccctaattgtaaccctaaaccctgagcctaaaatagcctttttccttgtCCCCACATGTCCGAACATCCCCAtatctggtccccacaaggataataAAACCAAACATACACACTGTATCAATGGGAGGCCCATCCTCAAAATAACATAATGCAAAACTAAACACCACAGGCAAAGAGgaagcgagagagtgagagagagagagagagtggaagagagtgagagagagagtgagagagagtgagagagagagagtggagagagtgagagagagagagtgggagagagtgagagagagtgagagagagagagagagagagagagagagagagagagagagagagagaggagagagagagagagagagagagagtgagagagagagagagagagagagagagagagagagagagagagagagagagagagagagagagagagagagagagagagtgagagagagagagagagagagagagagagagagagagagagagagagagagagagagagagagagagagagaggagagagagagagagagagagagagagagagagagagagagagagagagagagagagagagagagagagagaga containing:
- the LOC135563818 gene encoding germ cell-specific gene 1-like protein, which gives rise to MLENMSRRSRSLLSLTLTTLALALSILALCTSYWCEGTHKVVKPLCLSPVKMRNCGQNNSEPYTTESPTQNPYNRTLPPQRRDELAKIRQRQLDNAVHYIWETGEDKYTFRYFHTGFWESCEKHVDGEKCRSFIELTPGETQGVLWLSVISEFTYIGLLGMGFLLMWLELLCSHKEIHALKINAYAAICTVLSGLMGMVAHMMYTTVFQMTVIVGPKDWRPQTWDYGWSFALAWISFSCCMGAAVFTLNSYTKTIIELRHKQRLRLEEARAATHAPPYNEVVPGSGLYSVSGLLQCPDGMIDVAWAPDGTVMGVGNGDVPTLVLVGGCGPEGCEDCEREMDEMEEAMERETADSPC